The DNA window CCGCATCCTGCTTTTCTTCGGCGGGCGCCCGTCGCGCGTGCTGCTCGGGTTCATGGCGCCCACCTTCTTCCTCTCCATGTGGATCTCCAACACCGCCACCACCATGATGATGGCCCCCATCGCGATCTCGCTCATCGTGCGCCTGGAGGAAAGCGGGCCGGAGCGCGCTGTGCGGCGCTTCTCCACCGCCCTCCTCCTCGGCATCGCCTACAGCGCCAGCGTCGGCGGAACCGCCACCCTCATCGGCACACCGCCCAATCTCTCCATGGTCGTCATCACCGAGCGGATCTTCCCCGGCGCGCCCCCGATGGCCTTCGCCCCCTGGTTCGCCTTTGCCCTACCCGGAGCCCTCCTCATGCTCGCCGCGCTATGGGCCGTCCTCCGAAGCATGTACCTGCGCGATTCCGCCAGCCTCCGGGTCGATATGGCCGTCATCCGCGAGCAATACCGCGCCCTGGGGCCCGTCACCTTCGAGCAACGCGCCGTGTTCGCCGTCTTCGCCGCCATGGCCCTCCTCTGGCTCACCCGCGAAGGCATCCAGACCGAGTCCCTCGCCATCCCGGGCTGGTCCGCCCTCTTTCCCGAGCCGTCCTACCTCCGCGACGGCACGGTGGCCACCGCCCTGGCGCTCATCCTCTTCGTGCTCCCCGCGCCCTCGCGGCCCGGCGCCCGCATCATGGACTGGCAGACCGCCCGCGCCCTGCCCTGGGATATCGTGCTCCTCTTCGGCGGCGGCTTCGCCCTGGCCGCCGGCTTCTCAACCTCCGGGCTCGCCGCCTGGGCCGGCGAACAGATGACCGGCCTCGCCGGTTTCCCGCCGGTCGCCCTCGTCTTCTTCCTCTGCCTCGCCGTCTCCTTCCTCACGGAGCTCACGTCCAACGCCGCCACCACCGAAATGCTCCTGCCCGTGATCGCGGCCCTC is part of the Candidatus Hydrogenedentota bacterium genome and encodes:
- a CDS encoding SLC13/DASS family transporter, producing the protein MRDQEEANGPFRVFMLIAAPAAAAALVAFGDLSPGHPEVTRTAAVALWMALWWLSTAVPLAATAMLPVVLFPALGVMSGKDVPGYYFNDIIFLFLGGFLVALAMQRWDLHRRIALRILLFFGGRPSRVLLGFMAPTFFLSMWISNTATTMMMAPIAISLIVRLEESGPERAVRRFSTALLLGIAYSASVGGTATLIGTPPNLSMVVITERIFPGAPPMAFAPWFAFALPGALLMLAALWAVLRSMYLRDSASLRVDMAVIREQYRALGPVTFEQRAVFAVFAAMALLWLTREGIQTESLAIPGWSALFPEPSYLRDGTVATALALILFVLPAPSRPGARIMDWQTARALPWDIVLLFGGGFALAAGFSTSGLAAWAGEQMTGLAGFPPVALVFFLCLAVSFLTELTSNAATTEMLLPVIAALAVAIQVHPFLLIIPVTLACSFAFMLPVATPPNALIFGTNRVKMLDMARTGFVFNLLAVALVTIGIFTLGSTIFAIDLDAMPAWATLSPAAE